Below is a window of Sulfitobacter sp. BSw21498 DNA.
GAACGGGTCATTGCGCTGCAATCCGGTCCATCGTGCGCACCAGTTCGGCGCTGATCCCGGGTTCGGACAGCGCATGGCCGGCATTACGCACCATCTTGAGCTCGGCATTAGGCCAAGCCTGTGCCAGCTCATACGCGCTTGAAGGGGGGCAAATCATATCGTAGCGGCCTTGGACAATCACGCCAGGAATATGGGCAATGCGATCCACATGCGCAAGGATCTGTCCGTCAAACTCAAGAAAACCCGCGTTCGTGAAATAGTGATTCTCTAACCGGGCAAAGGTACGCGAATACTCTCCCGGTCCCTCATACGACCCACCCGATGAATGGATCGACGCCAGCCCGTTTTCCCACGCGGCCCAGGCCTTGCCGTATTTCACTTCGGTCATGCGGTCGCCACAGAATAAGCGCCGGTGATAGGCCGCGATCAGATCGCCGTGCTCTGCCTCGGGGATCAGGCTGGTGAACCGCGCCCAAAGGTCAGGCCAGAACTTGCCCGCGCCACCACCATAGAACCAGTCAAGCTCGGCCTGCGTCATCATAAAGACGCCGCGCAGGATGATGTTGCGGACCCGATCAGGGTGCGTTTCGGCATAGATCAACGCCAGCGTCGCCCCCCAGCTGCCGCCAAAGGCGATCCATTTCTCGATGCCAAGCGCTTCGCGGATATGTTCGATATCCGACACCAGATCCCACGTCGTGTTGTTGATGACCGACGCAAAAGGCTTGGACCGCCCGCACCCGCGTTGATCAAACAGGATCACATGGTATTTCTCGGCATCGAAATAGCGCCGCATCGACGGGCTGCACCCGCCGCCGGGGCCGCCGTGCAACACCACGACGGGGATGCCATCAGGGTTGCCGCATTGTTCAACATAGATCGAATGACCATCGCCCATGTCCATCATCCGCTGATCGAACGGATCGATCGGCGGGTGAAGATATTGCACTGCGCGCTTTTGGTCCGGGATTTTGTCCATTACAGCCCTATATAGTCATTGGACCCAAAAGAGCACAGAGAGATCAGAATGCAAGCGCCTCAAAGCACAGTTGACCCCGCCGAGATCGAAAAGTTTCAGGCCATGGCCGCTGAATGGTGGGACGAGAACGGCAAGTTCAAGCCGCTG
It encodes the following:
- the pip gene encoding prolyl aminopeptidase produces the protein MDKIPDQKRAVQYLHPPIDPFDQRMMDMGDGHSIYVEQCGNPDGIPVVVLHGGPGGGCSPSMRRYFDAEKYHVILFDQRGCGRSKPFASVINNTTWDLVSDIEHIREALGIEKWIAFGGSWGATLALIYAETHPDRVRNIILRGVFMMTQAELDWFYGGGAGKFWPDLWARFTSLIPEAEHGDLIAAYHRRLFCGDRMTEVKYGKAWAAWENGLASIHSSGGSYEGPGEYSRTFARLENHYFTNAGFLEFDGQILAHVDRIAHIPGVIVQGRYDMICPPSSAYELAQAWPNAELKMVRNAGHALSEPGISAELVRTMDRIAAQ